A genome region from Salvia splendens isolate huo1 chromosome 19, SspV2, whole genome shotgun sequence includes the following:
- the LOC121779467 gene encoding ER membrane protein complex subunit 2-A-like produces the protein MAKAQGNLSGAIEWLNKYLEIFMADHDAWRELAEVYVSLQMYKQAAFCYEELLLSHPTIPLYHLSYADVSSLYDFIH, from the exons ATGGCTAAGGCACAAGGAAATCTCTCAGGAGCAATTGAGTGGTTGAACAAGTATCTTGAAAT ATTCATGGCTGATCATGATGCATGGAGAGAACTAGCAGAAGTTTATGTCTCTCTACAGAT GTATAAGCAAGCTGCCTTCTGTTACGAGGAGCTGCTCTTATCACACCCTACCATTCCACTATACCACCTCTCCTATGCTGATGTAAGTAGCTTATATGACTTTATTCACTGA
- the LOC121779465 gene encoding phototropin-2-like, producing the protein MDPSTRSSQGRGLQVIASSDRTNDKWMTFQSKPRDGDSKREELIAERTAEWGLMVKTGVGEGSFHAIPIGSGEGDKARNSSERATASARSSGESSFGTERPRVSQELKDALATLQQTFVVSDATKPDCPIVYASSGFFTMTGYSSKEVIGKNCRFLQGPDTDQNEVSKIRDAARNGTSYCGRLLNYKKDGTPFWNLLTITPIKDDKGKTIKFIGMQVEVSKYTEGVNDKALRPNGLPKSLIRYDVRQKEEALGSIIEVVQTVKDPKSQISSNPDYMLPGLAESDTKSTPGRLTPQLDRKSGLSRSGSRQETNKSRKSTRLSLLGNKGRTSSNAGMLENQQAIEPEILMTNDFERTPSWERAERERDIRQGIDLATTLERIEKNFVITDPRLPDNPIIFASDSFLELTEFTREEILGRNCRFLQGPETDQATVQKIRDAIKEQREITVQLINYTKSGKKFWNLFHLQPMKDHKGELQYFIGVQLDGSDHMEPLRNRLSERTEQQSAKLVKATAENVDEAVRELPDANSRPEDLWALHSQPVLAKPHKRDGIAWTAIKKVTETGEKIGLDHFKPIRPLGCGDTGSVHLVELIGTGQLFAMKAMDKSMMLNRNKVHRACIEREIISLLDHPFLPTLYCSFQTPTHVCLITDFCPGGELFALLDKQPLKMFREDSARFYAAEVIIGLEYLHCLGIIYRDLKPENILLQKDGHVVLADFDLSLKTPCRPQIIKPPPLKKRSSRSQPPPIFFAEPTAQSNSFVGTEEYIAPEIITGEGHSSAIDWWALGILVYEMLYGRTPFRGKNRQKTFANILHKDLTFPSSIEVTLPAKQLVHALLNRDPDSRLGSNGGANEIKEHPFFKGINWPLIRCMSPPPLDAPLEIIGKEDAKDVNWTDEGVLVHPMEMF; encoded by the exons ATGGATCCTTCTACTAGGAGTAGTCAAGGAAGAGGTTTGCAGGTGATTGCATCTTCTGATCGGACTAATGATAAATGGATGACATTTCAGTCCAAGCCTCGCGATGGCGATTCCAAGAGAGAAGAGCTGATAGCAGAAAGAACTGCGGAGTGGGGGCTTATGGTTAAGACAGGTGTGGGTGAAGGTAGCTTCCACGCCATTCCTATTGGCTCGGGGGAAGGAGATAAGGCTAGGAACTCGTCCGAGAGAGCTACTGCATCAGCCCGTTCATCCGGGGAGTCTTCTTTTGGAACTGAACGTCCGAGGGTGTCTCAGGAGCTGAAGGATGCCTTGGCTACTTTGCAACAGACATTTGTCGTCTCTGATGCAACCAAGCCGGATTGCCCCATTGTTTATGCTAGCAGCGGATTCTTCACGATGACTGGCTACTCTTCCAAGGAGGTTATCGGAAAGAATTG CCGCTTCCTGCAGGGCCCGGATACTGACCAGAACGAGGTTTCTAAGATAAGGGATGCTGCTCGAAACGGAACAAGCTATTGTGGGAGGCTGCTGAACTACAAAAAGGATGGCACCCCCTTCTGGAATCTGTTGACAATCACTCCAATCAAAGATGATAAAGgaaaaactatcaaatttatTGG AATGCAGGTTGAGGTCAGCAAGTACACAGAAGGAGTGAATGATAAAGCGCTACGTCCAAATGGATTACCGAAGTCATTAATCCGCTATGATG TTCGTCAAAAGGAAGAGGCTTTAGGTTCCATCATAGAAGTTGTGCAAACCGTGAAGGATCCAAAATCGCAAATTTCATCAAATCCCGACTACATGCTTCCTGGACTAGCCGAAAGTGATACTAAAAGCACCCCAGGGAGACTTACCCCTCAACTGGATAGAAAGAGTGGCTTGAGTCGTTCTGGTTCACGTCAGGAGACGAACAAGTCCAGAAAGTCTACACGTCTTTCATTGCTGGG TAACAAAGGGAGGACTTCAAGCAACGCAGGAATGTTAGAAAATCAGCAAGCTATTGAGCCAGAGATCCTAATGACGAATGATTTTGAACGTACACCAAGTTGGGAACGAgctgaaagagagagagatatacgTCAGGGGATTGACTTAGCAACAACGTTAGAACGCATTGAGAAGAATTTTGTGATAACAGATCCTAGACTCCCTGATAATCCTATT ATATTTGCTTCAGACAGCTTTCTTGAACTAACAGAGTTTACCCGTGAAGAAATATTGGGGAGGAATTGCAG GTTTCTTCAGGGACCGGAAACTGACCAAGCTACCGTGCAAAAGATAAGGGATGCCATCAAGGAACAAAGAGAAATCACTGTTCAGTTGATTAATTACACAAAGAGTG GGAAAAAATTCTGGAACTTATTTCACTTGCAGCCTATGAAGGATCACAAG GGTGAACTACAATACTTTATCGGTGTGCAACTAGATGGCAGCGATCATATGGAACCGCTGAGGAACCGCCTCTCTGAAAGAACGGAACAACAGAGTGCTAAATTG GTTAAAGCTACGGCAGAAAATGTCGATGAGGCTGTTCGGGAACTTCCTGATGCCAACTCG AGACCAGAGGACCTGTGGGCTTTACATTCTCAACCGGTGCTGGCCAAACCCCACAAAAGGGATGGTATTGCATGGACAGCAATAAAAAAG GTTACTGAAACTGGTGAAAAGATCGGACTGGATCACTTCAAGCCCATACGTCCGCTGGGATGTGGAGATACTGGCAG TGTTCATTTGGTGGAACTGATTGGTACTGGTCAACTGTTTGCCATGAAAGCTATGGATAAATCCATGATGCTAAATCGTAATAAG GTTCACCGTGCATGCATTGAAAGAGAAATAATCTCGCTCCTGGATCATCCGTTTCTTCCCACACTGTACTGCTCTTTTCAG ACCCCTACGCACGTTTGCTTGATAACAGATTTTTGTCCTGGAGGAGAGTTATTTGCATTGCTTGACAAACAGCCATTGAAAATGTTTAGAGAGGATTCGGCCAG gTTTTATGCAGCTGAAGTCATCATTGGTTTGGAATATCTTCATTGTTTAG GAATAATCTACCGGGACTTGAAACCAGAAAATATTCTTCTTCAAAAGGATGGGCATGTTGTGTTAGCTGACTTTGATCTGTCACTTAAAACACCTTGTAGACCTCAA ATTATCAAACCTCCTCCACTAAAGAAAAGAAGTTCAAGGAGTCAACCTCCTCCTATTTTTTTCGCAGAACCAACTGCACAGTCAAATTCTTTTGTCGGAACTGAAGAATACATTGCACCG GAAATCATTACCGGTGAAGGTCATAGTAGTGCCATTGATTGGTGGGCTCTTG GTATATTGGTGTATGAAATGCTTTATGGGCGTACACCGTTTAGGGGGAAGAACAGGCAGAAAACATTCGCCAATATCCTGCACAAAGACCTCACCTTCCCAAGCAGCATTGAG GTAACTCTCCCAGCAAAGCAATTGGTTCATGCACTATTGAATCGCGATCCAGACAGTCGTCTAGGATCAAATGGCGGTGCAAATGAGATCAAGGAGCACCCTTTCTTCAAAGGAATAAACTGGCCTCTCATCCGATGCATG AGTCCCCCACCTCTCGATGCACCTCTTGAGATAATCGGGAAAGAAGACGCAAAAGATGTAAACTGGACGGACGAGGGAGTTCTCGTACATCCTATGGAAATGTTCTAG